The Camelus dromedarius isolate mCamDro1 chromosome 8, mCamDro1.pat, whole genome shotgun sequence genome includes a window with the following:
- the LOC116155751 gene encoding melanopsin isoform X2 → MNPPSGPRVPPGPAQEPSCMATPASPSRWESSRSSASSLDHPPPISPTAARAQAAAWVPFPTVDVPDHAHYTLGTVILLVGLTGMLGNLTVIYTFCRCLLPGVNVMIKSRGLRTPANIFIINLAVSDFLMSFTQAPVFFASSLYKQWLFGEAGCEFYAFCGALFGITSMITLTAIALDRYLVITRPLATVGMVSKRRAALVLLGVWLYALAWSLPPFFGWSAYVPEGLLTSCSWDYMSFTPSVRAYTMLLFCFVFFLPLLVIVYCYIFIFKAIRETGRSLQTFRACEGGGECPRQRQRLQNEWKMAKIELLVILLFVLSWAPYSTVALLGFAGYAHVLTPYMNSVPAVIAKASAIYNPIIYAITHPKYRMAIAQHLPCLGVLLGVSGQRTGPYTSYRTTHRSTLSSQASDFSWISGRRRQASLGSESEVGWTDTEATAAWGPAHQVSGWSPCGQRLEDVEAKSPPRPQGQEAEALGKTKGLLPSLDPRM, encoded by the exons ATGAACCCTCCTTCGGGGCCGAGAGTCCCGCCGGGCCCAGCCCAGGAGCCCAGCTGCATggccaccccagcctcccccagcagGTGGGAGAGCTCCCGGAGCAGCGCCTCCAGCCTGGACCACCCTCCGCCCATCAGCCCCACG GCCGCCAGGGCTCAGGCTGCTGCCTGGGTCCCCTTCCCCACGGTCGATGTTCCAGACCACGCCCACTACACCCTGGGCACTGTGATCCTGCTGGTGGGGCTCACGGGGATGCTGGGCAATCTGACGGTCATCTATACCTTCTGCAGGTG TTTACTTCCTGGAGTCAATGTGATGATTAA GAGCAGAGGCCTCAGGACACCTGCCAACATCTTCATTATCAACCTCGCAGTCAGCGACTTCCTCATGTCCTTCACCCAGGCCCCCGTCTTCTTCGCCAGCAGCCTCTATAAGCAGTGGCTCTTTGGGGAAGCAG GCTGTGAATTCTATGCCTTCTGTGGGGCTCTCTTTGGCATCACCTCCATGATTACCCTGACGGCCATCGCCCTGGACCGCTACCTGGTGATCACGCGCCCACTGGCCACCGTCGGGATGGTGTCCAAGAGGCGGGCGGCGCTTGTCCTGCTGGGCGTCTGGCTCTATGCCCTGGCTTGGAGTCTGCCACCCTTCTTTGGCTGGA GTGCCTACGTGCCCGAGGGGCTGCTGACCTCTTGCTCCTGGGACTACATGAGCTTCACGCCGTCAGTGCGCGCCTACACCATGCTGCTCTTCTGCTTCGTGTTCTTCCTGCCCCTGCTCGTCATCGTCTACTGCTACATCTTCATCTTCAAGGCCATCCGGGAGACAGGCCG ATCTCTCCAGACATTCAGGGCCTGCGAGGGCGGCGGTGAGTGCCCCCGGCAACGGCAGCGGCTgcaaaatgaatggaaaatggcCAAGATCGAGCTGCTGGTCATCCTTCTCTTTGTGCTCTCCTGGGCCCCCTACTCCACTGTGGCCCTGCTGGGCTTTGCTGG GTACGCACATGTCCTGACGCCCTACATGAACTCGGTGCCAGCTGTCATCGCCAAGGCCTCTGCCATCTACAACCCCATCATCTATGCCATCACGCACCCCAAGTACAG AATGGCCATCGCCCAGCACCTGCCCTGCCTGGGGGTGCTGCTGGGCGTGTCGGGTCAGCGCACTGGCCCGTACACCAGCTACCGCACCACCCACCGCTCCACACTGAGCAGCCAGGCCTCGGACTTCAGCTGGATCTCCGGACGGAGGCGTCAGGCATCCCTGGGTTCCGAGAGCGAGGTG GGCTGGACAGACACGGAGGCCACTGCTGCTTGGGGGCCTGCCCATCAAGTGAGTGGATGGTCCCCCTGCGGTCAGCGCCTGGAGGATGTGGAAGCCAAGAgccctcccaggccccagggacAGGAAGCAGAGGCTCTCGGGAAG ACCAAGGGGCTGCtccccagcctggaccccaggaTGTAG
- the LOC116155751 gene encoding melanopsin isoform X1 — MNPPSGPRVPPGPAQEPSCMATPASPSRWESSRSSASSLDHPPPISPTAARAQAAAWVPFPTVDVPDHAHYTLGTVILLVGLTGMLGNLTVIYTFCRSRGLRTPANIFIINLAVSDFLMSFTQAPVFFASSLYKQWLFGEAGCEFYAFCGALFGITSMITLTAIALDRYLVITRPLATVGMVSKRRAALVLLGVWLYALAWSLPPFFGWSAYVPEGLLTSCSWDYMSFTPSVRAYTMLLFCFVFFLPLLVIVYCYIFIFKAIRETGRSLQTFRACEGGGECPRQRQRLQNEWKMAKIELLVILLFVLSWAPYSTVALLGFAGYAHVLTPYMNSVPAVIAKASAIYNPIIYAITHPKYRMAIAQHLPCLGVLLGVSGQRTGPYTSYRTTHRSTLSSQASDFSWISGRRRQASLGSESEVGWTDTEATAAWGPAHQVSGWSPCGQRLEDVEAKSPPRPQGQEAEALGKTKGLLPSLDPRM, encoded by the exons ATGAACCCTCCTTCGGGGCCGAGAGTCCCGCCGGGCCCAGCCCAGGAGCCCAGCTGCATggccaccccagcctcccccagcagGTGGGAGAGCTCCCGGAGCAGCGCCTCCAGCCTGGACCACCCTCCGCCCATCAGCCCCACG GCCGCCAGGGCTCAGGCTGCTGCCTGGGTCCCCTTCCCCACGGTCGATGTTCCAGACCACGCCCACTACACCCTGGGCACTGTGATCCTGCTGGTGGGGCTCACGGGGATGCTGGGCAATCTGACGGTCATCTATACCTTCTGCAG GAGCAGAGGCCTCAGGACACCTGCCAACATCTTCATTATCAACCTCGCAGTCAGCGACTTCCTCATGTCCTTCACCCAGGCCCCCGTCTTCTTCGCCAGCAGCCTCTATAAGCAGTGGCTCTTTGGGGAAGCAG GCTGTGAATTCTATGCCTTCTGTGGGGCTCTCTTTGGCATCACCTCCATGATTACCCTGACGGCCATCGCCCTGGACCGCTACCTGGTGATCACGCGCCCACTGGCCACCGTCGGGATGGTGTCCAAGAGGCGGGCGGCGCTTGTCCTGCTGGGCGTCTGGCTCTATGCCCTGGCTTGGAGTCTGCCACCCTTCTTTGGCTGGA GTGCCTACGTGCCCGAGGGGCTGCTGACCTCTTGCTCCTGGGACTACATGAGCTTCACGCCGTCAGTGCGCGCCTACACCATGCTGCTCTTCTGCTTCGTGTTCTTCCTGCCCCTGCTCGTCATCGTCTACTGCTACATCTTCATCTTCAAGGCCATCCGGGAGACAGGCCG ATCTCTCCAGACATTCAGGGCCTGCGAGGGCGGCGGTGAGTGCCCCCGGCAACGGCAGCGGCTgcaaaatgaatggaaaatggcCAAGATCGAGCTGCTGGTCATCCTTCTCTTTGTGCTCTCCTGGGCCCCCTACTCCACTGTGGCCCTGCTGGGCTTTGCTGG GTACGCACATGTCCTGACGCCCTACATGAACTCGGTGCCAGCTGTCATCGCCAAGGCCTCTGCCATCTACAACCCCATCATCTATGCCATCACGCACCCCAAGTACAG AATGGCCATCGCCCAGCACCTGCCCTGCCTGGGGGTGCTGCTGGGCGTGTCGGGTCAGCGCACTGGCCCGTACACCAGCTACCGCACCACCCACCGCTCCACACTGAGCAGCCAGGCCTCGGACTTCAGCTGGATCTCCGGACGGAGGCGTCAGGCATCCCTGGGTTCCGAGAGCGAGGTG GGCTGGACAGACACGGAGGCCACTGCTGCTTGGGGGCCTGCCCATCAAGTGAGTGGATGGTCCCCCTGCGGTCAGCGCCTGGAGGATGTGGAAGCCAAGAgccctcccaggccccagggacAGGAAGCAGAGGCTCTCGGGAAG ACCAAGGGGCTGCtccccagcctggaccccaggaTGTAG